Genomic window (Penaeus vannamei isolate JL-2024 chromosome 22, ASM4276789v1, whole genome shotgun sequence):
tatgattatccctaTTACTGCCATTCCAGTTCTATATTTCTGCGTTTGTGGCAGCGTCCGGGGCAGCACCTCAAGGGTACGATATTTCGAAGCCGTCGGGACCTGGATTTTCCTTTGGTTCCGGAGGTTCTAGTGGTTccaaaggaagtggaggaggttctTCCTCTGGTTCCGGATATTCTAATGGAGGTGGAGGATCTTCAGGAGGATGCAGTGAGGGGGAAATACTTCACGTGGACGGCACCTGCGTCGTCCCCGAAATCACTAGAAACGTATTTCTTTACGACGCACCTCAGCAATCGCAAACTCCTGGAACTCCTCCAGATATACCACCACCAAAACTTGATTATAACATCATCTTCGTACGTCTTCCCGATGGAGGAGCAGGGCCTGAACCCATCATCATTCCTCCCCCAAGACAAGAGAATATTGTTTACGTCCTTAACAAGAATGGAGGAGCAGGAGCCCAGCGTGTGATAGAGGTTCCAACTCCACCGCCGTCTAATCCTGAAgtttattttgttaattatggagaaggagaaaatccCACTCTCCCCATTGGTGTTGACCTACAAACTGCTCTCAATGCCGCTACGGAAGCCAGTGGTCAGGTAGTTGGAGGGGCAGCAGGAGGTCAAGGAGGCAGTGGGAATAACGAATACACAAGAGGAAataatggtggtggaggtggatttACGGGTAGTGGAGGATATGTTGGAGGCAACGGCGGACAAAGAGGGAATGCTTCTGGGGCTTCAGTTCGAGGCAGTTCTGCAGGGCAGCACTGGACTCCCGTCAAAGAGGCTGCTACTCCATCCAGGCATTATTCAGGACCCTGAGGCAAtgcctattattaatattgtgttACCATAAACCTGTTAATTAACTTGTGGAAATAAATGTCTTAGACATGAATAGTGTTTCTAATCCTATCtgaaaaaataatttaatcaataaagtaatatataatacataaataatatgtaATACATAAACTAAACAACAACCGTTGaatatcaatttatatgtatacatgaaaatatgtacatgtatatatatatatatatatatatatatatatatatatatatatatatatatatatatgtatatatatgtatatatatatatatatatatatatatatatatatatgtgtgtgtgtgtgtgtgtgtgtgtgtgtgtgtgtgtgtgtgtgtgtgtgtgtgtgtgtatgtgtgtgtgtgtgtgtgtgtgtatgtgtgtgtgtgtgtgtgtgtgtgtgtgtatatatatatatatatacatatgtatatctatatctatctatctatctatctatctatctatctatctatctatctatctatctatctatctatctatctatctatctatatatatatatatatatatgtatgtatgtatgtatgtatatacatatctcatgtatctcatatatctcatatatatcttatatacatataaatatatatatatatatatatatacatatatatatatatatatatatatatatatatatatatttatttatatatatatatatatatatatatatatatatatatatatatatatatatatatttgtatatatatatttatatatatacatgatatatgtatgcatatattcatacaaaaataaaacactcgaagactgtatatatatatatacatacatacacacacacatatatatatatatatatatatgtgtgtatatatgtatatatatatatatatatatgtatatatgtatatatatataatatatatatacatatatatatttatctatatctatatctatatctatatctatatatatatatatatatatgtatatatatgtatatatatatatatatatatatatatatacatatatatatatatatatatatatatatatatatatatatatatatatatatatatatatacatatatacatatatacatatatatatatatatatatacatatatatacatgtatatatatatatatatacattatatatgtatgaatatatatgtatgtgcatatttatacaaaaactgacatcagataaaaaaaaaagacactctTAGAGCTTAATAGACATTGAAGACAATAACTTAGATATAAAAATCGATTGATGATCTGGGGCAATGGAGGTTGATATGGCGGTTCATTCTCTTTGTCGCTCATTTTCGGGTTTTTATGATGCACTATTCACGCTCAACAAGTACCATTCACTCCCATACAATTACTATACCACGGCCACGGACCAAAGCACTGCGCATGACGTCACTACAGAATAAGTGGCGCCACCGGTACTTTTTTAGCAATGGCTCTAGCAGACGACGTTTTATTTGTAGAATCAATTTTAAAAGGCAACAATTAATAAACGGATGGATTTTTATGCGTCTtacttattttttaatgattttgggGATATAAAAAATCATTTACGTTTAATTACACAAGCTTTATTTACATAGTGGTTACTCTTTAAATCACTTCCACTGAGTGCTTACAAGCTTGTCTATAAAATACTTTAACAAGATCTATATTTGTGGTAGAGACGCCGGCAAGACAATCCTTTTCAATCGGTAATATGGTCTTGTGCTTTTGTTCAGTTTCTTGTAGTACCTACTACCTGGAGGATATtagatctgtatgtatacatgcatgtgtttgtttacgtatgtctatagaaaaatacatacatacagtatataggtTCTCCATCATAAATTCGCAATTCCCATCTGCTGCCCTTTTGGTGGCTGAAatattatttcatataaaaaaatatatagttgttACGTGTCTATTGCTCTTCATTTCATAAgtctgtttttttcattcactttcgCTATCGTCAAAGAGAATATTGACATTCCTTGTGGTATAGCAATATGTAAACCGGGTCAGCAGAGCAAAGGAAAGGAGTTTTTGTGAGGCTGGGAATGATGCTATATAAGATGACAGCTGATGTAGGCAACCAGTATCATCCAAAATGGAACTTCTTGTGGGCATCTTTTTTATAGAAATCGTTGACTGGTTTAATACTCCAATATTTATACATGAACCATAAagtaagacaaacacacacactcgtacacacaacacaacacacatctACACTTATCCTTTCCAAAACATGTTTTtagttcttttattcttcttccaggTCTTGTCCTTTATCATCCTATCAGCATCCCATGCAAAACCGCAAGGGTATGATCTAACGCCATCAGGACCTAGTTTAGCACTTGGTGGATCATCTTCCGGATTTGCAAGTGGAAGTAGAAGAGCTTCTGCTTCTGAACACAGAAATGATGGTGGATTATCCGGGACAGGAGGATGTAAACAAGGAGAGGTTCTTCACGTGGATGGCACATGTGTCGTTCCAATCATAACAAGAAACGTATTCCTTTACGATGCTCCCAAGTCAATACAACAACCTGGCGGTACTCCTCCAAGCCTCCCACCACcaaagatagataataatattatctttgTACGTCTTcctgaaggaggaataggaactgAGCCCGTTATTGTTCCTCCTCCCAGGCAGGAAAGCATCATTTATGTCCTCAACAAAAACGACGGAAGCGGAGGTCAGCGAGTGATCGAAGTgacagctcctcctccttctaacccAGAGGTTTACTTTGTTACCTATGGAGAAGGCGAAAGCCCAACTCTTCCTATAGGTGTTGATCTCGAGACTGCACTTAGTGTTGCCACAGAAGCTGGTGGTTTGCCCTTCAGAGGAGCCAGTGGAAGTGGCGATGGATTTAGTGGTAATGCAGGGAACTCGGTAAGTCGTGGAGGTTTTGGAGTTGCTAGAGGAGATGGTGGAGTTAACACTGGATCAGAAGGTAGTTCATCAATCGAAAGCGCCAATGGAAGTGATGGTGGATTTGATATTGATACCACAGGGAGTGCAGGAATAGAGGAATTTGGAGGTCGCGATGGATTTGGTGGGGATAGTTCATCGTATTCAGATATTGGCTTTCATGGAACAGGATTTGATTCTGGATCTCAGGCTGCTATAATTGGTTCTGATATTCAGTACAGTCAAAGTAGAGATAACCACGTTTATATACCTTCTAATCTATATTCTGAGCCCTAATGTAATCTTGGTTCTTTTGTGAATTAATGTTGTGTATATTTTATTACGTTAATATCTAAAACATAAATcttgtataaaaaataaatataatttcttCTTACTTTCATATTACTCTTTTTTGTAGACTGCCTGAAGATTTAGTTACTGCTATAAAAAATAGATTATATGTAGATTATCATTTACAGAAATAACTGCTGACATACTGATCGTATAGCATTGTGATATTATAATCGCAATATTTACCacgaataaaataaattatatcaggccacacacacactcacacagacatacacacacatccgcatacaaacacacacatatataaatatatagatggatacatatatatacgcatgcatatatatatatatatatatatatatatatatatatatatatatatatatatatatatatatatatatatatatatatatatatatatatatatatatatatatatatatatttcttatctctgcgtcaatcttgctgcattctatggcattcacatggtattctgaagtgtagcttgTACATGTTCCCCCTCTTTTGCAAGGTACTAAAGGTAATAACTGGATACGATTGTAGAAATACCAcatgctgcagctgtgattaagAAGTATTTCTGATCATATTACGTTTATTAAATACTAAAATAACATCCACAATTGGTAGTGTCCCATTACTGTGTTATATGGGCCTACGTCTGCAATATGGCGTCGTAGAGGTACGAGGTGCCAACTTTCACATTTTTTGGCGGGGTTTTGTCCCCCAGAGCCCCGGTCTGGACGATCAGCTGATGGATAAACAGAATTGCCAACTAGCTACCAGAGAATgacaaaataaaccgaaaaaatctaaaaaaaaattgtcgagCACTTTTACACGGTCCGACAAAGTAAACATCAgagcgggaggcggggggggggggggggtcagagatttagttaTAACTCCTTTACTTTTATATACTTGGCAAAAATATTACGTCACGGGATTGCCAAAGCCCACTACAttacaggagatttttttttttcgattatttttattattgtctgtcCAGCCTTTcttgaaaattatatatgtaaaaataaaaggCTGTGGAAGAAACAAAAATGTAATTTAATAAATATGCAGAGGAAAGTTTTCCTATACaagtcacatatatatacaaacggcGGTCACTTACGAGATGATTCGCAATGCTCCCATTAGCACGTACTATGGTGGAGTGACCGATTTCCCCCCAGGTGGCTATGTTGTGGGGGACCACCGCGCATGCGNNNNNNNNNNNNNNNNNNNNNNNNNNNNNNNNNNNNNNNNNNNNNNNNNNNNNNNNNNNNNNNNNNNNNNNNNNNNNNNNNNNNNNNNNNNNNNNNNNNNNNNNNNNNNNNNNNNNNNNNNNNNNNNNNNNNNNNNNNNNNNNNNNNNNNNNNNNNNNNNNNNNNNNNNNNNNNNNNNNNNNNNNNNNNNNNNNNNNNNNNNNNNNNNNNNNNNNNNNNNNNNNNNNNNNNNNNNNNNNNNNNNNNNNNNNNNNNNNNNNNNNNNNNNNNNNNNNNNNNNNNNNNNNNNNNNNNNNNNNNNNNNNNNNNNNNNNNNNNNNNNNNNNNNNNNNNNNNNNNNNNNNNNNNNNNNNNNNNNNNNNNNNNNNNNNNNNNNNNNNNNNNNNNNNNNNNNNNNNNNNNNNNNNNNNNNNNNNNNNNNNNNNNNNNNNNNNNNNNNNNNNNNNNNNNNNNNNNNNNNNNNNNNNNNNNNNNNNNNNNNNNNNNNNNNNNNNNNNNNNAtctaatgatatgataaaaatattaattcagATATTGCACATTTTATCCCAATAAAAccctaaataaatgaatgtatgcatatatttcaaGATAAAATGTTATATCATAAAAAACTCTATAACTCACCACGAACTTCATTGTGAAAGACTGTTGCATTGCAATACCTTCACTCTCTTATATACCAGCTCACCGCTTCCCCGTGCCACTGGATCCGCCTACTCAGGTCAGTgatcttccactttcttctctcacttcctaattcttttctctcctatATGTTTACACAGAATATTTATCTGCTTATCATTTCCCTCGAACACATGTTAAATATACACGATTAGATCAGAGTATGGAAATTAAAATTTTCTAAAGATAAAACATACAACGAGTTCACTCTCTGCATGTAAGTCTGTCCAACTCGTCTTTCTTCTctggcatctatctatctatgtacatacgcacattcatacaagcgcaaatatatatatatatatatatatatatatatatatatatatatatatatatatatatatatatatatatatatatatatatacatatatatatatatatatatatatatatagatatatatatagatatatgtatatatagatatatatatatatatatatatatatatatatatatatatatatatatatatatacatatatatatatatatatatatatatatatatatatatatatatatatatatatatatatatatatatatatatatatatatatatatttgtatataaatatttatttatatacatctatccatacatacatccatatagatatatatatatatacatatatatatatatatatatatatatatatatatatatatatatatacaaatatatatatatatatatatatatatatatatatacaaatatatatatatatatatatatatatatatatatatatacatatatgtatatatatatatatatatatatatatatatatatatatatatatatatatatatatatatatatatatatatatatatatatatatatatgtgtgtgtgtgtgtgtgtgtgtgtgtgtgtgtgtgtgcgtgtgtgtgtatatatatatatatatatatatatatatatatatatatatatatatatatatatatatatatacatatatatatacatatatatatatatatatatatatatatatatatatatatatatatatatatatatatatatatatacacacacacacacacacacacacacacacacacacacacacacacacacacacacacatatatatatacatatatatatatatatatatatatatatatatatatatatatatatatatatatatatatatatatatatatatatatatatatatatatatatatatatatatatatatatatatatatatatatatatatatatatatatatatatatatacatctctctctctctctctctctctctctctctgtctctctctctctctctctctctctctctctgtctctctatatatatatatatatatatatatatatatatatatgtgtgtgtgtgtgtgtgtgtgtgtgtgtgtgtgtgtgtgtgtgtgtgtgtgtgtgggtgtgtgtgtgtgtgtgtttgtgtgtgtgtgtgtgtgtgtgtgtgtgtgtgtgtgtgtgtatgtgtgtgtgtgtgtgtgtgtgtgtgtgtgtgtctgtgtgtgtgtgtgtgtctgtgtgtgtgtgtgtgtgtgtgtatatatatatatatatatatatatatatatatatatatatatatttatttatttatttgtttatatatatgtatatatatataaatatatatatatatatatatatatatatatatatatatatatatatatatacatatagacatatatatatatatatatatatatatatatatatatatatatatatatatatatacctacatatatatatatatatatatatatatatatatatatatgtatatatatatacatttatacatacatatgtatgtacatatatatatatatatatatatatatatatatatatatatatatatatatatatatatatatgtacatacatatgtatgtatatatatacatatatacatgcatatatatatgtatatatatatatatatatatatatatatatatatatatatatatatatatatatatatatatatatatat
Coding sequences:
- the LOC113808080 gene encoding uncharacterized protein; translated protein: MDSQTSIMKLLFYISAFVAASGAAPQGYDISKPSGPGFSFGSGGSSGSKGSGGGSSSGSGYSNGGGGSSGGCSEGEILHVDGTCVVPEITRNVFLYDAPQQSQTPGTPPDIPPPKLDYNIIFVRLPDGGAGPEPIIIPPPRQENIVYVLNKNGGAGAQRVIEVPTPPPSNPEVYFVNYGEGENPTLPIGVDLQTALNAATEASGQVVGGAAGGQGGSGNNEYTRGNNGGGGGFTGSGGYVGGNGGQRGNASGASVRGSSAGQHWTPVKEAATPSRHYSGP